A single window of Nitrososphaera sp. DNA harbors:
- a CDS encoding CBS domain-containing protein, with translation MSAVSEIMSPKGVITLRGNFTPTALDAVKVMLKNKVGSVVVVDSGGRPEGIVTERDILRLVAKSKKRADETPAGEIMTSPVITAKTYDSVDTVANMMVKNKVKRIVLVEDDGTMAGVISVTDIAKNLSKILSDDYKRYRSLGTAISFR, from the coding sequence ATGAGCGCAGTCAGCGAAATTATGTCGCCTAAAGGCGTCATCACGTTGCGTGGAAATTTTACGCCCACAGCTCTTGACGCGGTCAAGGTCATGCTCAAGAACAAAGTGGGCTCCGTGGTTGTCGTAGACAGCGGCGGCAGACCCGAGGGAATAGTCACTGAACGTGACATACTCAGGCTTGTGGCGAAATCAAAAAAGCGCGCCGACGAGACTCCTGCAGGAGAAATAATGACCTCGCCCGTGATAACGGCCAAAACATACGATTCAGTTGACACTGTTGCCAATATGATGGTAAAGAACAAAGTAAAGCGGATTGTGCTTGTCGAAGACGACGGAACAATGGCGGGCGTCATTTCGGTTACCGACATAGCAAAGAACCTTTCAAAGATATTATCCGACGACTACAAGCGATATCGCTCGCTTGGGACTGCGATAAGTTTCAGATAG
- a CDS encoding ABC transporter permease subunit, which produces MVARQAFPSYLLKPVLPAAALVLITISFLACPTNAFADDSTQTGASPNISTLVFDSIASVYRMFAALGLSFIVALAIGITAGTRPRAAKIIIPIIDIFQSIPILGFFPVAIAFFIAIFNGSQAGIEFAAIFLIFSSMVWNMIFSVYESVLLIPADLKETSRAFRANPALLLRRLYIPAATSKLIYNSILSWSAGWYFLTAAEIISLGSKTYTLPGLGSLLGSAVSEGQYLLAFAGLGTLIAIILMIDVVFWRPLEAFANRFRYEYSSSSETATHTQALHLNLSLSSAGRHTISRVFFPVASLADVLVKNPRQVVLRDRSLAFVEKTSSSIYRFEQKLFSRMHRSLDFVGAGRLRHYRKAVVAVVTAGVALLVLTEIDKIAQSLAGLYKMYASLFEDPATAKAVSEIPTALLFSYLRLAAAYLITLAWTIPVAIKIARGKNFPRTMSVIQTFASIPATAFFPFMAVLVNVIPGGLEFPSILLILTGMQWYMLFNLIGGVRSISGDLEEAAAAFRCSKSQYRRRVLFPSIFPSLVTGSITAWGGGWNALIVSEYLVYGSKTYSVLGLGSLLDTAAYSLGNTVLILMIVSVMVTVIVLVNNLVWRRIYRKVIQKYSMSG; this is translated from the coding sequence GTGGTAGCTAGGCAGGCCTTTCCTTCTTACCTATTGAAGCCAGTCTTGCCTGCCGCCGCGCTGGTTCTTATCACGATCTCGTTTTTGGCATGCCCTACAAACGCATTCGCAGATGATTCGACACAAACCGGCGCTTCCCCGAACATTTCGACTCTTGTCTTTGATTCCATTGCCTCGGTCTACAGGATGTTTGCAGCTCTCGGCCTTTCCTTTATTGTCGCCCTGGCAATCGGTATCACCGCTGGTACGAGGCCTCGTGCAGCAAAGATTATCATCCCCATTATCGACATATTTCAGTCCATCCCGATACTGGGATTCTTCCCGGTCGCAATTGCATTTTTCATTGCAATCTTTAACGGAAGTCAAGCGGGAATAGAGTTTGCCGCGATATTTCTCATATTTTCCAGCATGGTGTGGAACATGATTTTTTCGGTGTATGAATCAGTGCTGCTGATACCGGCTGACTTGAAGGAAACATCGAGGGCCTTCCGTGCAAACCCCGCACTCTTGTTGCGCCGGCTATACATCCCTGCTGCCACCTCCAAATTGATTTACAACAGCATCCTGTCATGGTCGGCGGGCTGGTATTTTCTTACCGCTGCGGAGATAATTTCACTCGGCTCAAAGACCTACACTTTGCCGGGCCTCGGGAGCCTGCTCGGTTCCGCCGTATCAGAGGGCCAGTACTTGCTAGCCTTTGCCGGGCTTGGCACGCTTATTGCGATAATCCTGATGATAGACGTAGTGTTCTGGCGGCCGCTCGAGGCATTTGCCAACAGGTTTAGGTACGAGTACTCTTCTTCGTCAGAAACCGCTACTCACACCCAAGCGCTCCACCTCAACCTTTCCCTTTCTTCTGCAGGCAGGCATACTATCAGCAGGGTCTTCTTTCCGGTTGCAAGCCTTGCGGATGTCCTCGTGAAAAACCCGCGGCAGGTAGTGCTGCGAGATAGGTCGCTTGCGTTCGTTGAGAAGACCTCATCCTCTATTTATCGATTTGAGCAAAAGCTGTTCAGCAGGATGCATCGCTCCCTAGACTTTGTTGGTGCCGGCCGCCTCCGGCATTATAGAAAGGCCGTGGTTGCCGTAGTCACGGCTGGTGTCGCCCTTTTGGTACTTACAGAGATTGACAAGATTGCCCAATCGCTGGCGGGATTATACAAAATGTACGCATCCCTGTTTGAAGATCCGGCCACTGCGAAGGCGGTTTCCGAAATCCCGACGGCTCTCCTCTTCTCGTACCTCCGGCTCGCGGCTGCCTACCTAATTACGCTCGCATGGACGATTCCTGTGGCAATCAAGATTGCGAGGGGCAAGAATTTCCCGCGGACCATGTCAGTCATTCAGACGTTCGCGTCCATTCCGGCGACTGCCTTCTTTCCCTTCATGGCGGTACTTGTCAACGTAATTCCAGGCGGTCTGGAGTTTCCGTCGATACTTCTGATACTTACCGGAATGCAGTGGTACATGCTCTTCAACCTGATAGGAGGCGTCCGCTCGATATCCGGCGACCTTGAGGAGGCTGCAGCTGCCTTTAGGTGTTCAAAATCGCAGTACAGGCGGCGGGTATTGTTTCCCTCAATCTTCCCCTCGCTTGTGACCGGGAGCATTACTGCGTGGGGAGGGGGATGGAATGCCCTGATTGTTTCGGAATACCTTGTTTATGGCAGCAAGACATACTCTGTTCTGGGCTTGGGGTCGCTCCTGGATACTGCAGCCTACAGCCTCGGCAACACCGTACTCATTCTCATGATAGTGTCAGTCATGGTAACAGTAATTGTACTTGTCAACAACCTAGTATGGAGGAGAATCTACCGCAAAGTTATCCAGAAGTACAGCATGAGCGGTTAA